cattatggagggccggatcaaaagggtgaactaaataaGACAttatattaattggatttctttatttaaaaagcagtattttgcactttttggcacgtttttcagactttaagagtacattattctgtcgtatcgaacgggatttgcttgacttggcgctactgcgggcttccgtatcgtctcccccttcctccataTGCTCTGCAAcatcaagtaactgtgccacctggcgttgaaatgcctgtcattacaagtccaaatgaaatgaatgcagtcgttgacatcgaaccttaattgtgtaccaacctccGGCGGGCCGGACTAACTTTACACACTTGGTGAATCATCTGTAAACTATTGTTAtggttgtttatgtcttgtgacctgttgtaactgtcatatccTTGTGCAGGAggttttttgcctaactcaaattatcctcaaaatggggatagttcgagcgtgtttttttttcttcccctctccctcccttgtggtttctttctgacttgcgggttgagtgaacgctggcgcgtttggctgccgctgctcaacctgtattgtgttttattgtttttgttattgtaaagtgtccttgggtttcttgaaaggcgcttctaaataaaatgcattattattattattaaaaagacaaacgggtcggatttggcccgcgggccgtagctTGTCCACCGCTGGATTGTCAATGTCCTGAGAAAGTAATGCCGGAGAGACAATCTTGAAGCAAGCTTCAGATAGATGGGTgaagtgagaagaaaaaaagagtaaagcAGAAAACTACCGTTCAATTTGACATCTTAATGGGAAATGTTTTATTACATTTCtcactttgaaaatgaatggatacaaTAATTATAAATGTGCAATCTACATACGGATTTGATCTTACAGTGATAGATGGCACATTTTGATAAGTACCTATGCAAATTTAAGGGCAACTAGCATAAACCTGACATTGGGTTGTGGTATGATGAAGGCATACATTTGTTACAATCAATATGACTCTAAAAGCCATTTTTTGACCCAAATGTTTTGCGATCAATACAATACTTtacagttgtttttatttgcgaTTTGGTACTGACCCCAAGTTTAGCAAAAGGTGCCTTTCACAATGTGACAGGAAAGTGATGCACAAACTCTCAAAAGCAAAAATGACCTCATTATACAAAGCAATTACTTCTGGTGCATGATTTAATACATGGACTTTTTTGATGTTCAATAGTACGGACAAAAGTAAATTGCCATGGTCGTGCGCCCGTGCAAAGaatctgtacaaaaaaaatatagcgATCACGTCACGCTGCTTGTTCTCACAATTTAGTAACGCAGtgttaagaattttttttaaatatacagaatgatttattttcaattgtGAAAGATAACTGCTCCTTTCCTAAAAACAGCAACACCCAAATACAatagaaatgaataaattacaCACAGTACATTCTTTTAAGACCAGCAGTAAATGCACCATTTCTTTTGTGCTTCAAACCATAAAATAGTAAGGACAAACATTGTGAGTTGCATGGAACTTTCTATTTCATCATTTATTAATAGGGAcaacaaatacacatttaattacTGTACCACAGGGAAAATACCAGTATTTTGTCATTACTTCCTGGGAGAAAGTGAAAAAAGATTACCTCCACCATTGAATAGTTACTGACAAAAATCAGGTTTGGGCAAGGGCCCACTATTTGTTGTTCAAACATTTATAGTAGAGGACAAAACTCTCCCCACAACTGCATAACCACAGTTCATGCTCcgaatgaagaaataaaatgagtCTGCAAacgcttaaaggggaagtcaaccagaACATTTTCTTCACAATGTTTCATGCGCCTCAACTACCGGTACTCTAAACACGGAATTCTAAATAATGAGCAAAATCCAACTGTTTTTAGCCATCTTAAAGGATGGGCATTTTTTGACACTTTCTGACAACTGAAAATGGCATCACAGTCCCATAGGGCTCACTACCAATCACAACACAaccgttttctgaagctgagccatgatggGATCATTACTTGAGGCTTGAGCAACTattatgtcattttgacacaacaacaaatggcaaaatggccaccccctaagatggacaaaaacgggtggattttacaGATTCGCTCATATTCCACAATCACAAAATTCATGAGAATTAGACTAGTGggggctgcatagaacatattattgtaaagtaATTTTgcggggttgacttccccttgaatTGTTctcttggttaaaaaaacaacaacaacaaaacatgaggtattcttgtttttgtgtccaATCTTGATTTTCACCAGCATAGGAGTGTAtgtttcatattaaaaaaaacaagcgttaTGGCAGTCTCTTTGAATCAGTTCATGTCACGGTTCCCGTGACCGGTCATTTCTACCAGTGTCTGGTGTACACCAGCTCTGGCCGTAAGCTCAGTTTTTTGAGGCTCTCGTAGCCTACCACCATGACGATGGCGGTGGGGGTGGATGAAATGATGCGGGCCGACAGCCCTTTGGTCATTCCCCAGAAGCCCTCCTCCTTGATCAGCTGCCTGAAGGTCTCTGTGATTGAACTGCGACCTTCAACCTGAACAGAACACAAAGGAACTCAGCTGAATTTACAATCACTAGTACACTGTACAATTGGAACCTTTAAGGCATGTACAGCTTTGTGTTATAGGCATCTTGACCTGGGACTTACCTGCACTCTGGCTCTGATGACATCCATGGGGTTGGTGACGGTGGAGGCGGTGGCCGCAGCGAGTGGACCTGCCATGGCCTGCAGGACCAGATGAGGACAGCCAGCGGGGGCCAGATTTGACAGCTGCTCTGAAGAACACACACAGGAGGAGGATCattccatttatccatccatccattatccgagccgcttatcggaacctatgccagctgtctgcAGGCAACAGTGTAGCACCAAACTACTCACAAAAAGGTGAGAGGATATTTAGCTTTCAGCTGAAATTTCAAGATGAATCTGAAATGCACTGCGATGCTTACAGgtgaactaaacatgaccaaTAAATGTCCAAGGGAATCACATTTCTATTTTGTGTTTCCTGTGAAGGTCATATGGTTGTTCATTTTATGTTAATCGTAAAATTACATGCTGACATTGAATATCGCGAACTACAGTAAACATGTGAATTTAGGCTTACCTgcataaaaatgataaaaaggCCACCAGACTGCACTGTTTGGGATGTAGGTGAGTAGAGAAGCCAGAGCTCCCCTGTAGAAACCCGGTAAACCATCAGCAGCAAATATTTGCGCAACTATGCTCCTGGTTTGGCCAAACACTCGTCTGGTCTTGCCAGCCTCTGAGTGGGCATTAGGGCGAAAGCGGCTGAGGTGCTCCCCTTGCCCCTGCATCATCAGCTGCTGTGACACCACATCTATGGGGACAGTGATGCTCTGCGCTACCATGGAAGCGAGGCCGCCCGCCACCACCGACTTGACCGTGTTGTCATCGCTATATTTGGAGACATACTTTCTCACCAGCTCATAGGTGGTTATGTATGCCTGGCCTGAGATGAGGGTGAAGCTGTTGACCATGAAGCCGCGGTACAGGCCCCGAACACCCTCCGCCCGCAGAATCTTGACAAAGGCATCCAAGGTGCCGTTGTAAAGCGATTTGCCGCGCTGCACCTGCAGCCGAGTCCGGATGAGGGTCGCCGGGTAGACCGTGGCCCTGATGCTCAAGGTGATGAACACGCCAAAAGAGTAGAATTTCCTTTTGTCCAAGTCTTCCCACTCGATGATTTGTATGTTCCTCCTTTGCTGCACGGTACCGGCCGGAGGAGCATCCTCATTGGAATGATTCATGTCTGAGATCTAGTAAAAGAGCATTTGGAGTGTCTGACGTGTCACAGCCCAGTGGTTTGTGATTAGCCGGCACCTGTCCCGGGTGTAACCCCGTTTCTCACTCAAAGTCAGGTAGGACAGGCTGCAGCTCGCACGCAACACTAAAGGGGACAAGAAAATTGAGTTATAACAAATGATAATCAGGGACAGTAGTGTGGATTTTGTTCTCAAATAATGAATGATGTGCGAAAAGCTTAGTACATAGCAGCGATAAAGTTCAACGGTCAGGATGTATTTTAACTAAAGCACGAAAATTAAGCAATTCTAATAATGTGGGCAGACAAAGTAACACAGCCTGTTAGCGTTTTCATTGTTAGTATATATTAACGATAATGTAGTAGTTATGACAGCAGCTTTGTTTTTAGCCTTGAAGTCAGAACCGTTAATAAGAACACTGTGCACCCAGTGTGACGCTCGAACGAGGCTAAAGTTCGAAATACAGGATTGTACTGTCCTACTGTACAGCGGGTCCGCGATGTTAGCATAGCCCTCATGAATTCCATTTTAAACACTTACCCTTCGAACGGATCTTTACGTTAAATCCATGTGCTAAACGACTTGAAACACCACGTCAACGTCCGATTAAAATGTGCTCATTGGAGTAACGTCATCGAGCGGTTGAAACATTAAAACATTGCCAGAGTTGACTTGGCAACCTCCGATCTCGTCTCAACTTCCAGCTTCCATTCCAAACACTGTACTGGCCGTGCTGATGCCACAACCAATCAGGACACGCGTCCTCCCATATCTTCTTTTCTTCACTCTCAACTTGTGGGCCGGTAAATACCATAGCGCCGTCTAGAGTGACCAAGCCACTCTCGCTCATCctgtgttcattttaaaatctgaaaaaatattcaatacagtattcaatataaacagaaattaaatgtagccgggtctttggaaatactggactggacacaaaatatttttaggtgggctttattcccgactgaacaatgaaaactTGTTcaccattaagatgaaagactgcgatgttaactgaattttaaaagaggtcgaaaagggatctaagagatcaaagaaaataatttaccagattacagacaattacgccacaatagacaacagcagtggcttgtcgATATGTTCCAGTGTGTTGGGTgacaaagcacgtggtcaaacacaaattatctcccctgctgtacagctgttcacacgactcactagtggtagatttcaaactccaacccaaaccactccagatattgtgctctgaaatatcgccagggttacgaggacgatcatggtagtatcaagttgggacaagcagtgccacagttcagcgactaccctcctttacgtgcatgtcaccctttctgatctgattctcacacgcatATTTGAGAACTGAGGACACTAATAGTTGAAGCTACATAATGTGAGTGGAATTTCATCCCATTCTTGtttgatgtacagcttcagctCTTTAACAGTCCGGTGACTCCAGTGTCATATTTTacgcacattttcaatgggggaCAGGTCTGGATTGTCGGCAGGCAAGTCGAGAACCCCACTCTTACTGTATATACGAAGCCACGCTGTTGTAACACGTACAGAATGTGGTTTAGCATTGTTTTGGTGAAATAAGCAGGGGCGTCCATGAAGAAGACACTGCTTGGATGGCACTATATGTTTCCCCAAAACCTGTATGTACCTTTCACCATGAATGCCCCCGTCATAGATGGGCAAATTCCCCATGCCATTGGCACTAACACAGCCCCAcaccatcacagatgctggcttttgaactttgtgtCCATAACAGGCCGGATGGCGTTTTCCTCTTCAACTTGGAGAACACGAAATCCACAAAAACGTCGTAAAACGAGAAGCTTTGTACGTATGTTCTGTGTAATCAGAACCTGTGTTGTCCTCCCACAGTTAGGTGGCGCTGTTTGAGCCAGTGTCTCACTGTAGCATTCACTCTCACACCGTTGGAAGTGTTAAACAGAAAGTACAATAATTTTCTTCGTTGGATAATACAACTTGCGCTTTTTCATCGAAGGTACTGTAAACATACGTTATCAATAACGCTGATAACGTTTTTCTCAACTACGTGTTTGGAGTCAGAAATGCTTGACTGTCGTGTTTGTTCTCTTTTATTATGAAGTAGCATGCTAGCTAGCTTAGCTTCGATATTGCAGATTCATTCTGTTGAGTTAGCAAGCTGTCACACCGAGACACACTAGTTCATTGTTGATACATATAAATGCGTTGTAATTTGTCTTTAAGGTATTATCATTGAGGTCCTTTGTTAAGGTATATCGTAAATGTGGCACAATTAAAACCACAGGTATTAGAAGGCTCGAGCTATGTGCGTAAAAATGTTGACTCATTTTCTTCTGGCTCTGACCTCCTaatctttcaatttttttcgaCAGGATAGTTACTCGCTGACGAAGAAATGGTAAGTTACCTCATTTTGCATTCATTAAATGTTTTGTACCCTACTCTACTAATATGTGTtcctgtttgatgtttagtctCGCAGATATGATTCCCGGACAACCATATTTTCTCCTGAAGGCAAGTGTATTTGTCTTTGTATTTGATAATAGTTATTTGGTGCATCGTGATGGATAGCACGTCTGTCATAGTTGGATATTTGATCTTCTTTGATCTGTAGAGTAAGAGTTAGTTTTCTCTGGTGGCATTCTGATTTAGCGGTCATGTTGAGTTTGTAAGAGTTTCgttattacagtattattaaaTCTGCACTTTGTAGGCCGCCTGTATCAGGTGGAATACGCAATGGAAGCAATCGGTCATGCCGGAACTTGTCTTGGGATTCTGGCGAATGATGGGGTGCTGCTAGCAGCAGAGAGACGTAACATACACAAACTGTTGGACGAGGTCTTTTTCTCTGAGAAGATCTACAAGCTCAATGAGTGAGTGCATCATCTCCCTTCGCTCGCCGTGGACAAAGCATAGTcatcttaattttttatttgtgtgtgtgtgtttagggaCATGGCTTGCAGTGTTGCAGGTATCACATCAGATGCTAATGTGCTGACAAATGAGCTGCGGCTAATTGCACAAAGGTAAGGCTCAGAAAAACTTGTCTTATGTTTAACCTTTCATTGtcacaaataagataagataagataagataagaaaccctttattagtctcacagtggagaaattcccaattcacagcagcaaagttatgaaagtaagaagtagaacaacaaagtataggagctgctggaaaggcagccactctcgcggcgccattttgaagtcaaaataagaaaaataacacaagacaacacataggacacagacagtcgttcaatcttcaccaattttctgcatacactttgttgtctgaagcagttctagatgaaagaggagaggatcaaagtgtcctttctccagtggatcagagacgtcatgctcccATTTCTTAAGTCTGAAATGTTGCTTTTAAgaattcttttttccttttcaggtATTTATTGCAGTACCAGGAGCCAATGCCCTGTGAGCAGTTGGTGACAGCGCTGTGTGACATCAAGCAGGCTTACACTCAATTTGGAGGTAGGAAGCTTCGTTTGTTGTGTGTACCTTCAAGAATCTGAAAGTAAGGTTTACAAGATTACTTTGAAATGGGTATTAAAGTGTTTGAGGATTGTCGGTAGTAGTATGTTTAAAGTGTAAAGTAGAGGTGTCCTGATCCAATATTGATATTGGTTCAATATctgtcaccccccgccccccccccccaaaaaaaaacgatgtcgGATTATATCGCTCTACATCCAAAATCTCAAATATTAGCATTCATATACAAGCGGTCTATACCAGACTCCACTCCTGCTCTTCTATACAGCAGCATGATTGGTTCTAAATGCACTGTAAACTTAAATTTTagttttgcatttcaaagagtattttttttattgtctttatTATGGTCATTTCTCAAagtcctttcatttattttgtacagtatttaggttatttaagtacagtacattcTCATGTTCGAGGTTGAATATATGGAACCCAGTAAATAACTCGTATGTTCTCATACCTTCTGTTGAtcattattgttcttgtttgaaTAGTATCCTGAAGTCTCTTCTgacattttaataaaaaaataataataagcattGTATCATTCCTTGCTAAGATTGTAATGGATCGATATCGGACTGTGCTCGAGGCTGCAATATCGTAttgtatcagaattgaaaaaGTTGTATCTGGGCACCCCCAGTGTAAATTATGAACATTTTTAGGGGGAGGTTtgtcaattaccgtattttcacgactataaggcgccattaaaagtcttaaattttctccaaaatggacaggacgccttatggtgcggagcgtcctttatatgcgccgagttccaaaatctgactgatagccgacacgctgtttatagagaaaaggcggaagtgactgtggccaggcatgcgggagagaagtcggccaatcagggaagggtgggcgtgtatatatacatatatggagagggagagagacagagacagagagggagagagaggacagacaagctagtccgccaatggtgaagggtgggcgtgtaagtggacgcctcaagccagtgtaccaacacttgtatagagtgtggcaatgtgcattgttgcaaaacaactccggttttggtttctaagaacccctgaaaataaattcgacaaaaagacacgcctacgaagctcagttcaaacttaaagccaccggttatgcttttggcatgcgtgcccatctcacagcagcggtgaaaaaacaagtgaagcaaatgaactctgagcttgccgttattcccggaggcttgactaaagaactccaaccgctggacattggcatcaaccgggcgttcaaagtaaagttgcaaacggcatgggaacaatggatgatcggtggcaaacacaactttacaaagagtgagaggcagcgcttggcgagttacgcaacaacgagagggaacgcggcgtttttgatggattacggtacttgcacaattgttcaattctttctacacacacgcgcgctgccaccttgtttcgctctgttctttactttcaaatgtgggaaagcttcacacgagagaaatgttgactttgctgttgctactccttatttccgctcggcaatgcgtagcaactcacactagcatgtgatgcattcaatgacaactgagatgtgcagtcctctgcttctgatacagaggatgagggctttgatggatttctgggtgatgattgatcgataaacgtgagaacattgtacgatggctaaataaaatgcacccgaactcagttctgctttcgttgcctttttaaaaacgtgtttttagcttatctgtatatcttgacatgctaccgtatgcttcaagctaacgtgttagagtgcgcgcatgcatgccgtatgtttaagctggcgtatgttttaccactgtaaaactgcggccattagtacgatgcgtcctgtgtatgtgtaaaatacagaaatgtcacccattaatgagactgcggccattagtacgatgcgccgaatagtcgtgaaaatacggtactcccaGTTTTCTGCATCACATTGCAGGGCTCTGTCTTCACCCCACACAAATAGCGCGGGATTGAATTCCATACTttcagatgtatttatttttaatgggagGGATCCCACATATGAACGGACCGGTGTTCGtgtggttagcgtgttgacctcacagtgcagaggcaccgggttcgattcccgctccgacctccctgtgtggagtttgcatgttcaccccgggcccgtgtgggttttctccgggtactccggtttcaaaacggatcaaaaaatggatggatggatcccacGCATGATCATGGGGAAGGAAATGACTTGCCATGACTTGTCAGATGTGTACCTGTCTGTAGCCCTCAATGAAAAGACTGTAAACCACATTCATTTCTATTAATTGGTTGCCAAGTTCTGTGTGTATTTCTAGTCTTTGTCATTTATGATTTCTGTTTACAGGCAAGAGACCGTTTGGTGTCTCTCTATTGTACATGGGTTGGGACAAACACTATGGCTTCCAGTTGTACCAAAGTGACCCCAGTGGCAACTACGGTGGCTGGAAGGCAACATGCATCGGCAACAACAGCGCTGTAAGCTCTAATGGATGCCAGTTTTCAACTTGCGTTTGTCTCAGTgcagaaaagtcatttttggCAACACTGCACACAGTCCAGTCCATTAATATTGGGATTCCTTctgcatgcattttttaaattgtcatggAACTCACTCAGGCTGCAGTTTCCATGTTGAAGCAAGACTACAAAGAGGGAGAGATGACACTGTCTTCGGCTCTGGCTCTGGCTGTCAAAGTTCTCAACAAAACAATGGATGTCAGCAAGCTTTCTGCTGAGAAAGGTGAGCTCAAAACAACCATTCCCGGAACATATATCATACGAGGTTTCCCGTGGAcgaaattgtttcattttagttGTCCTTGCCATTCCTTTTCAGTGGAGATTGCCACTCTGACACGGGAGGACGGCAAAACAAAGATCAAAGTGCTGAAACAGAAGGAGGTGGAAGAGCTGATCAAGAGACACGAGGCTGAGGAAGCTAAGGCTGAGAAAGACAAGAAGGAGAAAGAGCAGAAAGAAAAGGATAAATGAACGCAATGACATTTCTTCATGTCATATAGCCttgtattg
This Hippocampus zosterae strain Florida chromosome 4, ASM2543408v3, whole genome shotgun sequence DNA region includes the following protein-coding sequences:
- the LOC127599370 gene encoding solute carrier family 25 member 44-like produces the protein MNHSNEDAPPAGTVQQRRNIQIIEWEDLDKRKFYSFGVFITLSIRATVYPATLIRTRLQVQRGKSLYNGTLDAFVKILRAEGVRGLYRGFMVNSFTLISGQAYITTYELVRKYVSKYSDDNTVKSVVAGGLASMVAQSITVPIDVVSQQLMMQGQGEHLSRFRPNAHSEAGKTRRVFGQTRSIVAQIFAADGLPGFYRGALASLLTYIPNSAVWWPFYHFYAEQLSNLAPAGCPHLVLQAMAGPLAAATASTVTNPMDVIRARVQVEGRSSITETFRQLIKEEGFWGMTKGLSARIISSTPTAIVMVVGYESLKKLSLRPELVYTRHW
- the psma4 gene encoding proteasome subunit alpha type-4, coding for MSRRYDSRTTIFSPEGRLYQVEYAMEAIGHAGTCLGILANDGVLLAAERRNIHKLLDEVFFSEKIYKLNEDMACSVAGITSDANVLTNELRLIAQRYLLQYQEPMPCEQLVTALCDIKQAYTQFGGKRPFGVSLLYMGWDKHYGFQLYQSDPSGNYGGWKATCIGNNSAAAVSMLKQDYKEGEMTLSSALALAVKVLNKTMDVSKLSAEKVEIATLTREDGKTKIKVLKQKEVEELIKRHEAEEAKAEKDKKEKEQKEKDK